In the Caenorhabditis elegans chromosome X genome, one interval contains:
- the svh-5 gene encoding ETS domain-containing protein (Confirmed by transcript evidence), with the protein MCIPKLLQEISNNKVLRTRMNNTAYKPIPNNEKVDLARFRVKDPNEWLVDDVVAWMLDVAKRHNIPFEEMNMHKFAMLSGQEMLTMSERCFIERDPVFGNLIFNEFRKTLENSEDTTLDTVIGPFVDDEIATTSAPPTIVDMTSLGLQPMISSITCTIQPPLQHPTPHLAPLPVMQHQLNNLSSLTQVLSQQTFNTTILTPQQTANAVQSLNQSLASSIAAGLTSSLSPLGVNYQLSSRLNPASPLLSAPIQPKLSPMLKYSCTINTEYEVPEERSAESSDLKIKKNKDGKPRKRSQHTKGNKLWEFIRDALKDPSTCPSVVRWEDPIEGVFRIVESEKLARLWGARKNNEKMTYEKLSRAMRTYYEKQILVPVPKTGLYPKKLVYKFGPGAHGWENVKGI; encoded by the exons ATGTGCATTCCCAAATTGCTGCAAGAGATCTCGAACAATAAAGTCCTTCGTACCAGGATGAACAATACAGCTTATAAGCCAATCCCAAATAATGAAAA AGTGGATCTCGCTCGGTTTCGTGTAAAAGATCCCAATGAATGGCTGGTCGACGACGTTGTAGCGTGGATGCTAGATGTTGCGAAACGACATAATATTCCATTTGAAGAGATGAATATGCATAAA TTCGCAATGCTCTCGGGTCAAGAAATGCTAACGATGAGCGAGCGATGCTTCATCGAGAGGGATCCGGtctttggaaatttgattttcaacgaGTTCAGAAAGACGTTGGAAAACTCAG AAGACACAACTCTTGATACTGTCATTGGGCCATTTGTGGACGATGAAATTGCGACAACCAGTGCACCACCTACGATCGTTGATATGACTTCCTTGGGATTACAACCAATGATTAGCAGTATCACATGCACAATTCAGCCTCCTCTTCAACATCCAACGCCACACCTTGCTCCGCTACCTGTTATGCAACATCAGCTAAACAATTTGAGCAGTCTAACTCAAGTGCTCTCTCAACAGACATTTAACACTACAATTCTCACACCCCAGCAAACTGCCAACGCCGTTCAATCGCTCAATCAATCTTTGGCGTCCAGCATTGCAGCAGGCTTGACCAGTAGTCTCAGTCCATTAGGAGTCAACTATCAGCTATCAAGCCGGTTAAACCCCGCGTCACCGCTTCTCAGTGCGCCGATCCAACCAAAGTTGTCGCCAATGCTCAAATATTCATGCACGATCAACACCGAATACGAAG TGCCAGAAGAAAGGTCGGCTGAAAGCAGTgacttgaaaatcaaaaagaacaaAGATGGCAAACCAAGAAAGCGTTCGCAACACACGAAGGGTAATAAATTGTGGGAGTTTATCAGAGATGCGTTGAAAGACCCATCAACTTGTCCGTCTGTTGTGAG ATGGGAAGACCCGATTGAAGGAGTATTCCGTATCGTGGAGTCAGAGAAGCTGGCTCGGCTGTGGGGAGCtcgaaaaaacaatgaaaaaatgacaTATGAAAAGCTCAGTCGAGCGATGAG aacctaCTACGAAAAGCAAATACTGGTTCCAGTCCCAAAAACTGGTCTTTATCCGAAGAAACTGGTGTACAAGTTCGGACCAGGTGCCCATGGTTGGGAAAATGTAAAGGGCATTTAA
- the C33A11.2 gene encoding Aa_trans domain-containing protein (Confirmed by transcript evidence), whose translation MCVGLSKLGFGPLPVLIALIFFVQSFFVYTIAVLKHDVDPIFPYLSSAADKRPQSCIFAIGANISSVLLALVVFVRYRQLRGIFAFYDEANLQAWNWRQKWFGYIAALGLFFVANVQETAIIPVHMSSAVASFGGFSIYMIFQCYLTHRVTPTITLRTVFYYRVIFTIFSVICFCCSFGFGIAASKIFHKTYPDLPTPRPWSRRIYQPGYELHQISALAEWGCAISQIFFIQSFGPEFEDISLDYYLKSHYVPRGALEQEEYENEYQGYGI comes from the exons ATGTGTGTCGGCCTGTCAAAACTAGGGTTCGGCCCGCTGCCCGTTCTTATCGCGCTCATCTTCTTCGTGCAgtcat TTTTCGTCTACACTATCGCAGTGCTCAAACACGACGTCGATCCAATCTTCCCGTACCTCTCGTCGGCCGCCGACAAACGTCCCCAATCATGCATCTTTGCCATCGGAGCCAACATCAGCAGTGTTCTGCTTGCCCTTGTGGTCTTTGTGAGATATCGCCAGTTGAGGGGCATTTTCGCATTCTATGATGAGGCCAACCTGCAGGCATGGAACTGGCGGCAAAAGTGGTTTGGATACATTGCCGCGCTGGGATTGTTCTTTGTGGCAAATGTTCAG gAAACCGCCATCATCCCGGTTCACATGTCCTCCGCCGTTGCCTCATTTGGTGGATTCAGCATCTACATGATCTTCCAGTGCTACCTTACGCACCGAGTCACACCGACAATCACACTGAGGACTGTTTTCTATTACCGTGTGATCTTCACTATCTTCTCCGTGATTTGCTTCTGCTGCT catttggATTCGGAATCGCTGCTTCCAAAATCTTCCACAAGACGTACCCGGATCTTCCGACGCCCCGTCCCTGGTCCCGTCGTATTTATCAGCCC ggCTACGAGCTGCACCAGATCTCGGCGCTCGCTGAATGGGGATGTGCCATCTCACAGATCTTCTTCATACAGTCGTTTGGGCCGGAGTTTGAGGACATCTCCCTCGACTATTATCTCAAATCGCACTACGTTCCGCGCGGAGCACTTGAGCAGGAGGAGTATGAAAATGAGTACCAAGGATATGGCATCTAG
- the svh-5 gene encoding Ets-domain protein (Confirmed by transcript evidence) produces MRKYEPRKGADDEESSYLEQSNSPALACPAPIFAPAPQRASPWPAALASPQQTTFTSPTGLSSSGPSAFTAVSPTNSANSLTTSTATIYNRLMCIPKLLQEISNNKVLRTRMNNTAYKPIPNNEKVDLARFRVKDPNEWLVDDVVAWMLDVAKRHNIPFEEMNMHKFAMLSGQEMLTMSERCFIERDPVFGNLIFNEFRKTLENSEDTTLDTVIGPFVDDEIATTSAPPTIVDMTSLGLQPMISSITCTIQPPLQHPTPHLAPLPVMQHQLNNLSSLTQVLSQQTFNTTILTPQQTANAVQSLNQSLASSIAAGLTSSLSPLGVNYQLSSRLNPASPLLSAPIQPKLSPMLKYSCTINTEYEVPEERSAESSDLKIKKNKDGKPRKRSQHTKGNKLWEFIRDALKDPSTCPSVVRWEDPIEGVFRIVESEKLARLWGARKNNEKMTYEKLSRAMRTYYEKQILVPVPKTGLYPKKLVYKFGPGAHGWENVKGI; encoded by the exons ATGCGAAAGTACGAACCCCGAAAAGGTGCAGACGACGAAGAATCTTCCTATTTGGAACAATCG AATAGTCCGGCACTGGCGTGTCCCGCGCCAATTTTCGCTCCAGCGCCACAGCGCGCTTCTCCTTGGCCGGCCGCGTTGGCCTCTCCCCAACAGACGACGTTCACTAG tcctACCGGCCTATCATCATCTGGTCCGTCTGCGTTCACCGCGGTCTCCCCGACCAACTCGGCGAACTCGCTGACCACATCCACCGCCACCATCTATAACCGATTGATGTGCATTCCCAAATTGCTGCAAGAGATCTCGAACAATAAAGTCCTTCGTACCAGGATGAACAATACAGCTTATAAGCCAATCCCAAATAATGAAAA AGTGGATCTCGCTCGGTTTCGTGTAAAAGATCCCAATGAATGGCTGGTCGACGACGTTGTAGCGTGGATGCTAGATGTTGCGAAACGACATAATATTCCATTTGAAGAGATGAATATGCATAAA TTCGCAATGCTCTCGGGTCAAGAAATGCTAACGATGAGCGAGCGATGCTTCATCGAGAGGGATCCGGtctttggaaatttgattttcaacgaGTTCAGAAAGACGTTGGAAAACTCAG AAGACACAACTCTTGATACTGTCATTGGGCCATTTGTGGACGATGAAATTGCGACAACCAGTGCACCACCTACGATCGTTGATATGACTTCCTTGGGATTACAACCAATGATTAGCAGTATCACATGCACAATTCAGCCTCCTCTTCAACATCCAACGCCACACCTTGCTCCGCTACCTGTTATGCAACATCAGCTAAACAATTTGAGCAGTCTAACTCAAGTGCTCTCTCAACAGACATTTAACACTACAATTCTCACACCCCAGCAAACTGCCAACGCCGTTCAATCGCTCAATCAATCTTTGGCGTCCAGCATTGCAGCAGGCTTGACCAGTAGTCTCAGTCCATTAGGAGTCAACTATCAGCTATCAAGCCGGTTAAACCCCGCGTCACCGCTTCTCAGTGCGCCGATCCAACCAAAGTTGTCGCCAATGCTCAAATATTCATGCACGATCAACACCGAATACGAAG TGCCAGAAGAAAGGTCGGCTGAAAGCAGTgacttgaaaatcaaaaagaacaaAGATGGCAAACCAAGAAAGCGTTCGCAACACACGAAGGGTAATAAATTGTGGGAGTTTATCAGAGATGCGTTGAAAGACCCATCAACTTGTCCGTCTGTTGTGAG ATGGGAAGACCCGATTGAAGGAGTATTCCGTATCGTGGAGTCAGAGAAGCTGGCTCGGCTGTGGGGAGCtcgaaaaaacaatgaaaaaatgacaTATGAAAAGCTCAGTCGAGCGATGAG aacctaCTACGAAAAGCAAATACTGGTTCCAGTCCCAAAAACTGGTCTTTATCCGAAGAAACTGGTGTACAAGTTCGGACCAGGTGCCCATGGTTGGGAAAATGTAAAGGGCATTTAA